The following DNA comes from Lepeophtheirus salmonis chromosome 11, UVic_Lsal_1.4, whole genome shotgun sequence.
TTGCACATCAGGAGTTCATTGACCTAATTACCAGCGATTCAGcaaaaactcttttttcttcaatctcaGTTACCAAATTATGGATCAAGAGTTAACTGTCATATGCTGTTCTATTTGAGGTTGCACAGTGCCTCATTTTTCCATTACCAACTACATACCTATGGGAAGCTGGCTTTTTTAAGCTTGTTAGTCATCAAATCTAAATACAGGAGAAGACTTGTAGCAAAAGATGATCTGGATTGTGCTCTTGCAAGGACTACTCCATGGATTTCAGATATGGCAAGAAAGAAGAAGGTATAGCCTTTTCACTGacgctttttatttttttgtcattcgaattttgtttttgtaaaatataacaaataagtGGATTAATAAAATGTCTATGATTCagtaattgaaaatttgtaaataaaacaattttgagatACTAAGAAGTCAGATATATTATACAGCCTTGTACCAGTTAGCTCCAAAAACTCATTGAAGAAGAAGCAACACAACTAATTTCAACATTTGGGTCACTTCAACTGGCAAATTTTATCAAGGGGTCACGGCAATAGAAAGGTTGGGAACCATTGCACTGAAGTAAATACTCTCACCTATATTTTGGTCtaagttgttttaaaaatgtataataaaacaaatatatattcatttaaatgtaCAAGGGTCATTTGAAAAGTCCCAGAGACTGCACCACGggtgcgtatcgaggttatgtttagttagtagcatctctagGAACAACACACAAAAACTTTCAACCAGATCGGggttttttctttctgtttttcttttgtgtgttgattgaaacattacttaataaaagatgagaaaaaaaaataataaaaacagtttaaaGGCGGCAAATTGTTAAATTCTCACTGAATTtatccttgatgcaggtgatgggAGACTggttggtgttatgggaggagcggttgatcatgttctccacgtaggaacagacaaagtagtccaacgggttcaaatctggtgatgagggaggccaagaggaaaagcaaaaacattgtttttcagccattcttacgtccgcttagctttgtggaCCGGACCCAAGCcctgctgccacatccacggcCTGTTACTAACAACAGACTTGACATAGCTCTCATGGAACGCTAGGGGTCCTCGTCAATGATGTCCCTcaccttgttgatgaaggtgacgtcccggacaatcctggtgctcttctcctccttcttcttcctgtcaacaacatCCATCAagtccgatgactcctccagctgcttcctgagacttctgaccgctctaactggcattgacagaaggccaaagatgtcagcattgcttaatttcagtTGATCACTatgcataatctgaatagcagcgcacctgcgatctctctcattgaacataatgacttttcttgggcacttaaaatgttGCTATCGCTACAAATggtaaacaataactgaagTCTTTGACCCGGGAAAAATTcgaacaccaaaaacagacggatcagacatcagctaaTGGAGTAATGTTTTcacaagttatttaaaaaagtataaaagattctaaagttattaaaaggatgGGGGTAACAGTCccctttataaactaaaacataaaatgagtacgtttaaaagtccattgttCCAATATATTTTGCGATTGTTTTGTTTAGACCTGCAGGAAGAAGAGTCCTTCGTGAGTTTCTTTACAACTTTTTCCCTGTAGCTAATTTATTTGCACTGCACATTTGACAtaaccattatgaaaaatatgttgCCATTAATGactaattattacaaatatttaaattaacccCAGcccaaaaaacagaaaataaaacatcttAGCTTCCAATTAGATATCATGGCAGTTCACAatttaagccaatcagcaacaaaaataaatctacatTCTCTTATTCAACTGACTGTCCACTCTTTTCAGTCCTTTCATAATCCCTTTAATAATTTAGTAcactttcataaaaatatgcaataattattactattaaattcattaaatgttttttttctgtttgaataatgatggaattaggCTCTTGCCTCGtagtaaaacttttataaaaaacttcatatagaaaaaaaaaaaaaatagttaagcCTTCTTTActaaacatcctttttataacgtgGTAAGTAAACTGGGTAAAAACAGACCCCAAAAATATCTTCCATTTCGacatagaaacagaaaaatataggAGCGGAAAAAATTGTAAGCCATACCCTAAACTCATAAACATAATAAACATGTTTGAAAGAGTCactttattttcaacttttttcgaatgtAGATTACAGATTGTCCAtatgaaaatttgcaaaattgcattttgtTTCGAGGTCAGTTTAAATGTcacacatctcgatcaaataatgaaaaagtcaaaaactttttacttaaagagaataattaaatactaagaatatatttatagttattttttataaaataatttacttatatatttttttaaccaataaaaataaattttatatatggttttttttctaaaattgttttattgagTAAAGAAAGACGAAAAGtgaagaaattttgaatttatttatatgaaattgtaCAAAGGTCAGTATTAAATTgtgatattatttatagtaatttatcaGGGTGCAGACGTCATTATATATCAACCtaaattacaaaatcaaaaggaaatgcatattttttaaatattaatttctttttaatacacacatgatattttttatacaatataagctatgatattccttttCACTAGGAATGAGGAATAAGTTATAAGAGCCTAAAGAAAACtgttgtttttatcattttgtaggCTAAAATGGATCTATCCCGAGCTCAGAACAAGATGTAGAACCAATAAGAACACAATCAATAGGTTTGattaattgtacttttaatttCGTGACTGTTTTAATGgcaaaaatgactcttaacaaGAATGGTTCCGAATGACTATAACCCATTGATATTTCTGAACCCCGATGCGTcaaagaaaaatagatatttgtttcGGATTTGGCGCTCAAAACTAAATTCCATCATTGGTTTAAATTCATATCTACAAAATTATTGCTCCCCAGTGTTAtttgatagaaataaataaattaataaattgtgaGTTATCTACATGAATGTTTGATTACCAAATTTAACTCCATTGCTTGGAGCTATTACAAGTAGACTTACAAACAGAAAGATGGAAATTTTTTGCTATAATCTAATAAATACGAGAGTAGTCTGGAAAGTTTTTGATCTAAGCGTTAAGAGGGCAGCAAACGTAAATAAAAGGTAGTcatatctatctagcatctgatgacagtttcagtcattttggacGCGAAGGTTGTTATGAAATGGTCGTTTGAGTGAGTGATTTtgtgaaaatagaaaataattaggtatcagtaaatatttgtttttgaaaggcAAATCAAACCTACGCAAACCAATGATGAGTTGGATTCTGTTTAGAGGGACTCTGTACCATTATTTACCCCCAATGAAAAATTTGGGCAGCTGAATCCAACTCatctttgatttgaatatttctaCTCTTGTAGTCCATGCTTAAGCAGGTGCGCCTAAGCTTACCCAACCTcatcaacataaaatatgttttaaggaatcaaataaacttaaatatatcaGCGTATTTAGTTTAAAGCTCTATGGTGACCTGAATGTCAAGACAAATCTGCAATTCATATCAAAGTATGTGATTATTGGTTGATTGTATGTTAAGTTGTctttatcaaataaagttttttagatCCATATAATGAAGGACAAAAGTTTTATAGACTctggaatttttcaaaagatctttttctttcaaaagtttgaaaTGCTATTCACTATCACCCTCTCtttcaatttccaaaataaCGGTATCAATTTGTCTTTATAAGGTTATATTTCCACAAaaggtaattatataataattttgttagttTATTCGTtatcttgaaatttaatttggcAGGATTATTAAATTACTAAGAGTAGATCCCTGCATTACCCGTAGTAATTAATCACCAgctaaaacaattattttgcctcaataatataaaagagaGGGAGGTACTGACAagttatatcaattcataaCACGTggtccctcctcaagaatgaaatgataagaataaaaatgttttttgggggaaaaaaatattaatacgaTGGGATGACTGCTGAGTACGTTAGTCCCAGGGGGGCTCACTTACACGAACGAACAAACAAGTGCTCCCGACATGCGATATACAAAacgagttaattcatttttacatagcaATTCCACCATATTACGCGCACGCTCGATTGTGTTACAACTTCAAGTGTCTAAACTCCAAAATGACTTCAGGATAGCATACCTACAaatatacagacaaactttgcttattaatatagatCAAGGGTCACCAAACTACGGCTTCCCGGCCAGATCATGTCGTGACATCATTTCGTACGGCCTGCCGACtctatttgaatttgattgatAAAACGTATGAAACAGGAAGCTTagtgataaaatttaaatttgaatattatgtttagaaTACTAGAAGATCCTGATTATTATGcatcttaaatttattattgatttttgtgtattttatacgtatcatattgtaaataactatggagtTTTTGTCATGTTTTCTACatttctagaaatatatattcaatgtaacgggtggcccatctaaCGGCTGCATTTTAAACTACCATTTAAAATggacgtctgacagctgtagtaacattctcattgtgtctaatattttgtaaaaggtctccggtttacgaaatagttaagtttacgctgtaaaaaaattgggaaataccaaagacttacttccaaaatggagacttttcaaacgaaactgcaagaaaattacgtcggtcaaaataaagcgccttccaggcagtttgtggataaatttgtgaagcgtgtgcgagaaactggttcgttaatggataaaacaacgcgttcccgtgttcatccagtgcactcaatcgaaaacattgctgctgttgccgaaagcgaaaaaacgagcaaggagctgccgttacgatcaatggtgagcgctatggggttatgttggaagattttttgtttccccaaatagATTGTAAGACATCAAatacatttggttccaacaagatggctacgtgccacacagccaacgttacagtggatcttttgtgcactgtcttcgacaatcgcataataagccgaaacggcaacgtcaactggccacctcgtagctgcgatttgactctgttggactattttttgtggggaaccgtcagggataaatgttacgccaaccatccagagacgattgacgatttgaaacacgaaattggagtcgccattacagttattgaagctcacacaatcgacagaatgggctactgtaaggccactcgcggcggccatatgaataaagtgggGTTTcattattaaccggaatgttgaggctttcaaacaaaaaaattattgaaaaatatccatccgtcttttttttatagcgatatcaaaagaaaaaagttttgtggtCCACTCTTTACATGTAGCACCAACAGGAACAAGATTCATATCCTACATCTTTATTTGGGTATCTCTCAATTACGCATATTTCtcgttctttcttttttggatcCCTTTTTCATCACCCTTCAGTATGGCtactaaataaagaaaaagtgaGGCCGGGATTCGCCTTCTTTTCATTGAAGAGTGGGGagtaaagtatttctttgtaTAAACAAAGGACCAGAAAGTTAGTTGCTAATTGGTAGCAAAAGTGTTGCAGTTTTGAAAGAATACAACCTTCAAAGTTTTCTGGAAAGTTACATTTCATTGCACACTAATCAATTACGATTAACATAGAATGCTAAgcttagtttttgtatttttatgacaGAGCTTTCGTTCTGTCTTGCAAGTATTGAACAGAATAATTAAACGGCCCACGTTTGACATTCTTTCAATTATCAGGCCcgcagtaaaaaaaagttagcatAATAAAAtcgattaaataaaaaagtggatCTAAAgggaaaaatacatttcttgcatttaatatttttaggagCGGGCACCCAACGTTTTTCATTATAGACATTAGGCctaattgaaattttacttgTGCATAAAGTAACTATATTATGATGTGCTTCACCGAAtgatcattaaattaaaatcaagagACACTTGACGTACATAAACAGTGTCAATTTTCATGAATATTCATacacttcaaaatagaataGAAATTCCTTAATTATCGTTTTGGTAAACTCGAAAAGTAGTAGAGAATATGAGTTTTTATCCAATCCAAATAGCCTGATACAAGtgtaaacacatattttttacttttcctgACTCCAGAATGAATTCCAATTAGTGTACATTCCCCATTAATTTCTATAACTAGAGGGGGGATCCTTTATTTCCATCCTCAGGGATACCATCACGTTTTGTACAAAACTTTGATGGATCAGAGCAAAAAGGGCAGGTTGAAGGGATTACTTTTAAAACCTTATAATTTAATCCAGTATTTGATGatgaagaataaatttgtatatcaaCTCCAGTCATTAAATTGTGATGTTGAGAAAAAATagataacaattttataattcatatctCCTATAATCCGAGTACAATTTAGTTACATACATGTTGCCATTTTTCCAGGATATTTATCTGTATGGTCAAATGGAAGTGTAATATGAATCACATTTTCATTCAAAGTTAAATCAAGTATCTTTAATATGACAAGGTCATTCTCATATATAGTTTGATTATTATAGTACATTGGATTAAATATAATCTCATTGACGACACTAAATTGACTCCCAGTATcctaaaaaaaccttttatatagACTTTAGTTCTTGGTGTACAACTTTCGGCTAAACTCTAacccattataaataaaagggaAAGTACAGGGCTCTAAATCCAAAGTCAAGCAAACgcctttaaaaaatgattattaatagatatttcGATATACCATTCCAATGACTTATTGCCATtataaacttttcttaatttataaatgtccGAATAGCTCATTTGATTAACTGATCTCATTTCCATACCCTCAGGTAGTTTTTAAATCGCTAAAATAGATTTAGTTCCTTCTTCGTTTgcaaaacttaaatataaaataacattcacTCCGATAAAACATGAAACTATGGGCTACGTACGCATAATCAACATAATATAGAACTGAGCCATAATCATATTGGAATGTATCTACTTGTGTCCACTACTGATTGAGTACACATTTTGGGATCAACTGTGATGTTCAAATTTTCACATGTTTTAATACCATCATTCTTTCCTGTATATCTATAAAATTCTTCCCAATATGTGGAATCAATTTTATACCAATTTAGTTTAACCTATAAATTTCGATCAGGTTGAGCATGATTATTAAAACAAGTTATTAAACTCATAACCCTTCGTTCATGGTGTATCCTCATGTCCTTCCGATCTTAAAGTACGGATCTGAGATCAATAATCCTTCCAGAAACTACCTGACTAATTCCTTGGGAAACGTACAaggtttgttttgttaattttttctttgaaaatttacgttatttttaaagtttttaatagtCTAATCctaaatgtattacttttaccaacaatgataatatttatattgtataaatactaACTATAATTTGGTCCTTATAGGGTTTGATTACCACTgctagtcaaaaaataaaaatccatcaattcattcctttaaaaaaaaatgaaaaaaatacccaaCAAGGCCTCAAtcaagagtatatttttttcacatttttttaaatgataattttatcaaaaaatatcaaataagtttctaattttttttattcattactcTCTGTCATTGCTTAGATGGTTtgtcctcaaaaataaaagaataatgataaacattaaaaaaaaataaagtgggtAACAACTTCAACAAGTCACACGTTAAAAAAAACCTCAGGATTTACAATGATATCTATGTATAAACATGTAAGTTTGTAGCTGCCAAACAGGCCCAATGTAGGGACATTTCACTGACTTCCCCCACTGTATAACCGATAAACGTAATGCATTCTACTTGTGTAGTGAGTTGAATCAATAGGTATTCATTCTGAGGGGTATTTGGAATAAATTGTACGCATCTTTGCTTTGAAAAATACCTCATTCTTTTCAGAACAAGGCTACTATATTTGGGAAAAAGGTAGAATGAATatgttaatgaaattaatttgattctatatatatatatatatatacaacctTTAATATGTGTGGCATCcaccatatatttaaaatgaagggATATCAGGATAGCtcaaagtaaattttgaccGACCATTTgggaaatatgtatgtaaacaagtaaatgatattttgtccataagatttgaaatacatatatatcaaacagttctacttttatttatgttttaacataaatattgtaacacgtattattcatttgaacataccagcgtttatatttaattcagatcttaacatatactgaaaatacaCCCAAGTTTCTGCTTTTGGCCTTAGAATCTGCTCAAAaatccaatctttttttttttttcaaaaaaacaaagaggATCAAAGATGACCTCATGCTTACATCTTATACCTcagaaataattgaaaaaagttccATGTGGAGTTTCAATTGTCCACAGCACATTTCCAATTTTCTTTCGTGTTATCCCTGCTATTACTTTGCAGGCGAGAAGCGAGGAGGGAGTGAACTGTGATGACAGGGAAGGAGCATACTCTTAGCATGTGCGACGATCTGATACAAAATCTTCAATGTCATCGTCAAACTTGGGCCGCCACCAAATCACACTTCGTGCCACAGACTTCCTTTTAACACACCTCGATGTGTCAACTGCAATTCTTCAACAAACTTTCTTCGCAGGGGGAGGGACGATAAGACGGACACCCTAAAATAGCAACCCATTTCTGTAGGATAAATTGtcatttggggaggggggagtAGGCCTTGAGGACACCCGACTTCGCACCCTCAACGGTGTTGCAAAGTACACAGGAGTATGATCTCGAAATAGATATACATTGCATTAAGTTTGTGGGGTCATCCAGAAACGGAGGATCGTCGACTGGTACGCAGGAAAAAGTATTAGGGTGGGAATTGTCGATGCCTTTCGTACGCTCAATTGTATCATTAAACGACAACAATAGGATGGGGAACAGAGTGAAATGGGCAGAGACAACACCTAGCAAGTCTTTAGATGGGATGAAGATATATTGCAATGGCTTGTGGTCTGTCTGGAGCTTGAATTGACGTCCAAACAAATACAGTTCAAAGTTATTCAACCCATAAATAATTCCAGTTGCTTCCTCGTCAATTTTCCAATAATTGCCCCCTACTCTTTGATAGCTTCCTTGAAGCAAATGCCACAGAGCGCTCCATACCATTTTCCTAGCCTGCCAAAATGGCCCAAAGACTAGCAGATGAGGCATCGGTTGACAACACCAACGGTAGAGACGGGTCATAATGAGTGAGAACTGGTGAGTATCCTATAGTAgactttatattttggaaactcacttgtattttttatagaccAAGAGAAGACCATGTCATTTTTCATAAGCTTGTTTAAGGGTGATGCTTCCACTAATAGATGTGATACAAAAGGACCATAATATTGTACGAGGACCAAGAACGATTAAACCTCAGTACAGATGAATAACtgggcctcaaggcagtttatACTAAAATGCCGCCAAATTTATAGGCACAAAGAACCCCTTTTAATATGCTAGAATAACCCACCACCTACGGGCTGTGTATATGAGCTGCTGGTCCCTGATGTAGGTTAAATTGCTCTACCGccgcttctctgagcatcaaagtacccttctaatatccaaaataaacaCCGCCCTCAGGTTGTATCggtgaagtgctgggccaaAATATAGTTCAAACACTACCACAGCCCTGTTTCTAGGAACCTTTTTAATGTTCTACAATACACCCcaacccacgggttgtgcaggtgaacttcTGAGCctgaggcaagttaaatttctccaccGCCCATACTTGATCATCAAGAAACCCTCATAATATACCAAAATAGATCCCGGCTCTCAGTTAGTTCTGGTGATGAgctgggccaaaatacagtttaaattcTACctcatccattattttttttttaaattcactcaATCTTTGcatagtttataaaatttgatacaattggCGGAGATCTGAAATTGAGTAGTAAATTTCCTACCATCCGAAATATACATAAGGGAAATTTTCTCCAAGtcctaacaaatttaaatagtaatcacAAATAGATTAagctttttctattaatttaataaaagtcataCCAGTAGGTACGGCATACCAACCCTTTATACCGGccggtccattgaaatctgaacacatactaattcaatgaatgagttgagtgattaaaattgattaatatttcgatataataaagcataaacaattaggtCCAAAATagaacaaacttgagctctggatcttacgtacaagtcgaggaATTGATAtatgaacgtgatcgacgaatttccattcgctcactcctagcagttgggcgtctccagaacaACCTTCTACACCGTTAGCAAGTCCGTaacgttggagaggaataagggatctgtcaaaaaggccgaactggacccagaggagttaaagaaaaaggCCCGGGCAGTGGGGGGAGAGGCAACTTTTGACACCggcaatgaattattttcaactctttttttactcttttggCCCCCTAGAGCCCTGATTCCAAACTTCTCGACAACAGTTTTTGGATGCAGGTCAAGGGGAATGACTGTAGTGCCCGTCATCCAAATACTGAGGCTCTCAAATCTACTCTCATCCAACCCTAGGACGCCacgacagaggactacatctgtagAGGGTGCCAGGCCTGCTACCTGTaagccatcattgtcgctaaggacggctacattaaagATTAAAAGAGCTCACAAACATATCtattcatagttttaattttgtggctaattaatatattatatcttgttcaagtttaaaattcaaagtgttcagattttaatggatcactcgggAGAATCGTATTTGTGGGGTTATGAAGAGAGTTTAAGCTCCAAGGTTGGAGTGTTACAAAGATATCATATGATTGGAGGGAGGCAAATAAGTATAGCTTGAGTAAATCTTTATACATTTAAACCATCAATTATTATTCTGTTCTGatgaaatatatcaacaatgagcaaaaataaaaacaaaataatttaaatcggCTCAATGATTCCACAAGCAATCCGTGCTCCTTCTCTATCATCTTGAAGATCCAGCATATTGACACTCACAACAATAGAACGTCCCACCACAAATCTATTACTCTCTACATCACTCAGAGTAATGGTGGGATCAATCTTATGTATTAGTGTGGTCCCAAATATTTCCGTTAAAAGGCTACCTAAATCTCCAAGATGCCTTTTAACTGTAAAATATCCAGCATTGTTCATTTCAAGAGGATCATATGGAGGACCAGCATCACGACAATTATTACCTAATTCTGGAATTTCATTGATAGTGAGAGTTTGGAAGCCAGGAGGGAGTCCGAATAAGATCCCCTTGAATACCACACTACCAAATACTTCTTGTAAGTGAATTGTTCCAAGTCGTCGGGTTATATCTCCATTTAGAAATATTTCCGCACGTGCTCTAGGAGTGTCCCCTTTAAAAGAGGAATAAGTAGATTAATTTGaaggtttatatataaatatacttcataCTGCCTGGTAAACCCATTAACAAGAATCTTGGATTAGCGGAACTGACGGAGTTTGTAGAATTAACAGGATTGGTAGAACCGGAGGTGATTGTAAATGATAGAAGAACAGAAGAAAAACCAAGGAAAAGTATAGACGTCATTGCAATATGAGGAGTTTAACCTAGAAgtatcaaatatgattaaattctAAATTGAATCGAATTTTGTGTATCTGATGGACCTACTTATCGGTTGTCAGTTCTTGTAATTACTGGAGATTAGAAAATGGAAAGAAGCTTATATAACTTGTAT
Coding sequences within:
- the LOC121126086 gene encoding superoxide dismutase [Cu-Zn], encoding MTSILFLGFSSVLLSFTITSGSTNPVNSTNSVSSANPRFLLMGLPGRDTPRARAEIFLNGDITRRLGTIHLQEVFGSVVFKGILFGLPPGFQTLTINEIPELGNNCRDAGPPYDPLEMNNAGYFTVKRHLGDLGSLLTEIFGTTLIHKIDPTITLSDVESNRFVVGRSIVVSVNMLDLQDDREGARIACGIIEPI